One window of Salminus brasiliensis chromosome 16, fSalBra1.hap2, whole genome shotgun sequence genomic DNA carries:
- the synj1 gene encoding synaptojanin-1 isoform X6, translating to MAFSKGYRIYHKLDPPPYSVIVETRNRDECLMFESGAVAVLSAAEKEAIKNTYTKMLDAYGILGVLRLNLGDSMLHSLVVVTGCSSVGKVQDSEVFRVTATDFISLKNDPSDEDKIAEVRKVLNSGNFYFAWSSTGVSLDLSLNAHRRIREDTSDNRFFWNQSLHLHLKHYGVNCDDWLLRLMCGGVEIRTIYAGHKQAKACVISRLSSERAGTRFNVRGTNDDGQVANFVETEQVIFLDDKVSSFIQIRGSIPLFWEQPGIQVGSHRVKLSRGFEANAPAFERHFTALRRLYGKQVIINLLGMKEGEHMLSKAFQSHLKASEHSHAVKMVNFDYHQMVKGGKTEKLATVLKPQINRFLDECGFFYYSAETGIERCQSGTLRVNCLDCLDRTNSVQAFFALEMLPQQLEAMGLTEKPQLVARFQEVFRTMWSVNGDSVSKIYAGTGALDGKAKLKDGARSVTRTIQNNFFDSSKQEAIDILRLGSTLNSDLADKARALLTTSSLYVSEPILQSASPRVLLGMCQNHHKYTRPKKIRVCVGTWNVNGGKQFRSIAFRNQTLNDWLLDAPKIAGHPEFQDNKAHPVDIFAIGFEEMVELNAGNIVSASTTNQKLWAAELQKNISRDHKYVLLASEQLVGVCLFVFVRPQHAPFIRDVAVDTVKTGMGGATGNKGGVAIRMLFHTTSICFVCSHFAAGQSQVKERNDDYMEITRKLSFPMGRLLYSHDYVFWCGDFNYRISIPNEEVKELIRQQNWDTLIAGDQLVEQKNAGMVFRGFIEGKLDFAPTYKYDLFSDDYDTSEKCRTPAWTDRVLWKRRKWNFDKTAEEMELNVVGASVNDDDQCPWSPGELKYYGRAELKTSDHRPVVAVIDVDVLEVDPEARHQVYKDVIALQGPPDGTILVSLCSSGPDDYFDDALIDELLDKFANFGEVILIRFVEEKMWVTFLEGYSALAALSLSASTVMGKTIDIRLKSPGWIKSLEDEMSVERICGNIPTSASSTLLAEDTDMGDEFDMEGDVEEELEDILPQHLQPGLGMGPGMSPAASPRTSPCPSPTHGEPAPPSRPSRVPLRTAGPPQGSPVDYQAAGAPPSQGLEPKRPPPPRPNAPPARPAPPQRPPPPSGQKSPALARADAGRGQPTGPPGVPRPNIPPRAGVISVPPQSRPPPPSHPGAPRPIAEVHPGAPRPAPDNHPGAPRPIPEPQAKPAELPLGPPPSLPGPMRPQMASPMQPQATSPMQPSIQSQLPTPMQPQLPPPMMPQLAAPMQPTLAAPLQPQSAAAATGVPTPPQPGLASPKPPPRSRSSHALPPDAVTAAAPSPAPTPAPAPASQTNGMNGIQREAQWKPDPFDSLTSDLFPSTSWMNTQSLSRNASLYASSTSSSFSSSTQPNSLSLDSTSLFSLQNPTATPDPNDSTPLLAPPPPSRSRSQETLRASPNPVLSELQPRPSSTNPFTGPLAATQRRSLTPDFYAQQQAQAAKPGLHRTGSALDHSATLPHSFSRPSVPAPAPPKRTQRWVTFDDDSDTFNTLGTAPAPAAVTGTALLSLSSTPTFQQSPSISGFDSLSNWATTPTTTAFPTLPPPVPSRTNPSVTPRNPPVPARTNEFTER from the exons ATGGCATTCAGTAAAGGATACCGCATTTATCACAAGCTGGACCCGCCACCCTACAGCGTGATCGTGGAAACGAGGAACCGGGACGAATGCCTGATGTTCGAGTCTGGAGCTGTCGCTGTTCTCT CGGCTGCAGAGAAGGAGGCCATTAAGAACACATACACCAAGATGCTGGATGCTTATGGCATACTGGGAGTTCTTCGTCTTAATTTGG gagacTCCATGCTCCACAGCCTGGTGGTAGTGACAGGGTGCAGTTCGGTAGGGAAGGTGCAGGATTCTGAAGTATTCCGGGTTACAGCTACAGACTTCATCTCCCTAAAGAATGACCCGTCAGATGAGGACAAGATCGCTGAGGTGCGAAAGGTTTTAAACTCTGGGAACTTTTATTTCGCCTGGTCGTCCACTGGAGTGAGCCTGGACCTCAGTCTGAACGCACACCGTAGGATCAGAGAGGACACTTCAGACAATCGGTTCTTCTG GAATCAGTCTCTGCATCTGCACCTGAAGCACTATGGGGTGAACTGTGACGACTGGCTGCTGAGGCTGATGTGTGGTGGAGTGGAGATCCGCACCATCTATGCCGGCCACAAGCAGGCCAAGGCCTGCGTCATCTCCCGCCTCAGCTCAGAGAGGGCAGGCACGCGGTTCAATGTCCGGGGCACCAACGACGATGGCCAAGTGGCTAACTTTGTGGAGACAGAGCAG GTCATTTTCCTTGATGACAAAGTGTCTTCCTTCATTCAAATCCGTGGATCGATACCTCTGTTCTGGGAGCAGCCAGGTATACAG GTCGGCTCCCACCGCGTCAAGCTGTCCCGCGGCTTTGAGGCCAACGCTCCAGCTTTCGAGAG GCACTTCACAGCTCTGCGGAGGCTCTATGGCAAACAGGTGATCATTAACCTGCTGGGCATGAAAGAGGGGGAGCATATGCTCAGCAAAGCTTTCCAG AGTCATCTAAAGGCCTCAGAGCATTCCCATGCTGTAAAGATGGTGAACTTTGACTACCACCAGATGGTAAAAGGAGGGAAGACCGAAAAGCTGGCCACTGTACTGAAACCTCAGATTAACAGGTTTCTGGATGAATGCGGGTTCTTCTATTATTCTGCAGAGACTGGAATTGAGAG ATGCCAGTCCGGAACCCTTCGAGTCAATTGTCTGGACTGCCTGGACAGGACAAACAGTGTCCAAGCCTTCTTTGCACTTGAG ATGCTGCCACAGCAACTAGAGGCTATGGGACTCACAGAGAAGCCGCAGCTGGTGGCACGCTTTCAGGAGGTGTTCCGGACCATGTGGTCAGTCAACGGTGACTCTGTCAGCAAGATCTATGCTGGAACAGGGGCTCTGGATGGCAAGGCTAAG CTGAAAGACGGAGCACGTTCTGTCACCCGGACCATCCAGAACAATTTCTTCGACAGCTCCAAGCAGGAGGCTATTGATATTCTGAGGCTGGGCAGCACTCTGAACAGTGATCTGGCTGATAAAGCTCGAGCCCTCCTTACCACCAGCAGTCTGTATG TCTCTGAGCCCATTTTACAATCAG CATCTCCCAGAGTCTTGCTGGGCATGTGTCAGAACCACCACAAATACACCAGGCCCAAAAAGATCCGTGTATGTGTGGGCACGTGGAACGTGAACGGTGGCAAACAGTTCCGCAGCATCGCTTTCCGAAACCAGACCCTCAATGACTGGCTCCTTGATGCTCCTAAGATTGCTGGCCACCCTGAGTTCCAGG ACAACAAAGCCCATCCTGTGGATATCTTTGCCATCGGCTTTGAGGAAATGGTGGAGCTGAATGCTGGCAACATTGTTAGTGCaag CACCACCAATCAAAAGTTGTGGGCAGCAGAGCTGCAGAAGAACATCTCACGGGATCATAAGTATGTGCTGCTGGCATCAGAGCAGCTGGTGGGGGTCTGTCTCTTCGTCTTCGTTCGACCTCAGCACGCACCTTTCATCAG GGATGTGGCAGTAGACACTGTCAAGACTGGCATGGGTGGAGCCACTGGGAACAAAGGGGGTGTAGCTATTCGGATGCTCTTTCACACCACCAGTATCTGTTTCGTGTGCTCACATTTCGCTGCTGGACAGTCACAGGTCAAGGAACGAAATGATGACTACATGGAAATCACCCGCAAACTCTCATTCCCCATG GGTCGTCTGTTGTACTCCCATGATTATGTGTTCTGGTGTGGGGACTTCAACTACCGAATCAGCATCCCCAATGAGGAGGTGAAAGAGTTGATCAGGCAGCAGAACTGGGACACCCTTATCGCTGGGGACCAGCTGGTGGAACAGAAGAACGCAGGCATG GTATTTAGGGGCTTCATTGAAGGAAAGCTGGATTTTGCTCCTACGTACAAGTATGATCTTTTCTCTGATGACTACGACACCAGCGAGAAGTGCCGGACGCCTGCCTGGACTGATCGTGTTCTCTGGAAGAGGAGGAAATGGAACTTTGACAAAACTG CTGAGGAGATGGAGCTGAATGTAGTTGGAGCTTCAGTAAACGACGACGATCAGTGCCCGTGGAGCCCTGGAGAGCTGAAGTACTATGGAAGAGCAGAGCTTAAGACCTCTGACCACAG GCCAGTGGTAGCTGTCATAGATGTGGACGTCCTGGAAGTGGATCCGGAAGCTCGACACCAGGTGTATAAAGATGTCATTGCCCTGCAGGGTCCACCTGATGGCACCATCCTCGTCTCCCTGTGCAGCTCTGGGCCTGATGACTACTTTGATGATGCTCTCATAGATGAGCTTCTGGACAAGTTTGCTAACTTTGGAGAAGTCATCTTGATCAG GTTTGTTGAAGAAAAGATGTGGGTGACGTTTTTGGAAGGATACTCTGCCCTAGCTGCACTTTCACTGAGTGCCTCCACA GTGATGGGAAAGACCATAGATATCCGTCTGAAAAGCCCAGGCTGGATCAAAAGTCTGGAGGATGAGATGAGTGTGGAGAGGATCTGTGGCAACATCCCCACCTCCGCCAGTTCGACATTACTTGCTGAGGATACTGACATGGGAGATGAGTTTGACATGGAAG GTGATGTGGAAGAGGAGCTTGAGGACATTCTTCCTCAGCATCTGCAGCCTGGACTGGGCATGGGTCCCGGGATGTCTCCTGCTGCCTCTCCTCGCACCAGCCCTTGCCCCTCTCCCACCCACGGAGAACCTGCACCTCCCAGTCGGCCAAGTAGAGTCCCTCTACGCACAGCTGGACCCCCACAAG GTTCTCCTGTGGATTATCAGGCAGCAGGAGCTCCTCCATCTCAAGGACTGGAACCAAAACGTCCCCCTCCCCCACGTCCTAACGCTCCCCCTGCCAGACCTGCACCACCACAGCGCCCCCCGCCACCCTCAG GACAAAAAAGCCCTGCTTTAGCCAGAGCAGATGCCG GACGAGGCCAACCGACTGGACCTCCAGGCGTCCCAAGGCCG AACATCCCTCCTAGAGCAGGAGTTATCAGTGTGCCACCCCAATCCCGTCCACCTCCTCCTTCTCACCCTGGAGCTCCCAGACCCATAGCTGAGGTTCATCCGGGTGCCCCCCGACCTGCCCCAGACAACCACCCAGGAGCACCGAGACCCATCCCAGAACCACAGGCCAAACCAGCAGAGCTTCCTCTGG GTCCTCCTCCATCCCTTCCAGGCCCTATGAGGCCACAGATGGCCTCTCCCATGCAGCCTCAGGCCACTTCTCCCATGCAGCCATCAATACAGTCACAGCTCCCTACACCCATGCAGCCACAGCTGCCACCGCCCATGATGCCCCAGCTGGCCGCACCCATGCAGCCCACTTTAGCTGCTCCTCTGCAGCCTCAGTCCGCTGCCGCAGCTACAGGAGTGCCCACCCCCCCTCAACCTGGCTTGGCCTCTCCCAAGCCCCCACCCCGTAGTCGCTCCTCACACGCTCTTCCTCCTGATGCTGTCACTGCCGCTGCCCCTTCCCCTGCCCCTACTCCCGCACCTGCCCCTGCCTCTCAG ACCAATGGAATGAACGGAATCCAAAGAGAAGCACAATGGAaaccggacccctttgactcgCTCACCTCCGACCTGTTTCCCTCCACTTCCTGGATGAACACCCAGTCCCTATCAAGGAACGCCTCCCTCTACGCCTCATCCACCTCTTCGTCTTTTTCCTCATCCACCCAGCCCAACTCTCTGTCCCTGGATTCCACTTCTCTGTTTTCCTTGCAGAACCCAACAGCAACTCCAGACCCCAATGACTCCACCCCCTTGCTGGCTCCTCCTCCGCCCTCCCGCAGCCGTTCACAGGAAACCCTCCGCGCTTCCCCGAACCCCGTCCTGTCCGAACTCCAGCCCAGGCCCAGCAGCACCAACCCATTCACTGGCCCCCTGGCCGCAACTCAGCGCCGCTCACTCACTCCTGACTTCTACGCCCAGCAGCAGGCCCAGGCGGCTAAGCCAGGCCTCCACAGAACTGGGTCTGCCCTGGACCACAGCGCCACCCTCCCACACTCTTTTTCCAGGCCTTCagttccagctccagctccacctaAGCGCACTCAGCGGTGGGTCACCTTTGATGACGATTCGGACACGTTCAATACATTAGGAACAGCTCCAGCACCGGCAGCAGTGACGGGGACTGCTCTGTTGTCTTTATCCTCCACACCAACATTCCAGCAGTCTCCGAGCATCTCTGGCTTTGACTCTCTCAGCAACTGGGCGACGACCCCTACCACCACAGCATTCCCGACACTGCCCCCTCCTGTCCCAAGCAGGACTAATCCCAGTGTCACCCCGAGGAACCCCCCTGTCCCTGCCAGAACCAACGAGTTCACagaaagatga
- the synj1 gene encoding synaptojanin-1 isoform X8 yields MAFSKGYRIYHKLDPPPYSVIVETRNRDECLMFESGAVAVLSAAEKEAIKNTYTKMLDAYGILGVLRLNLGDSMLHSLVVVTGCSSVGKVQDSEVFRVTATDFISLKNDPSDEDKIAEVRKVLNSGNFYFAWSSTGVSLDLSLNAHRRIREDTSDNRFFWNQSLHLHLKHYGVNCDDWLLRLMCGGVEIRTIYAGHKQAKACVISRLSSERAGTRFNVRGTNDDGQVANFVETEQVIFLDDKVSSFIQIRGSIPLFWEQPGIQVGSHRVKLSRGFEANAPAFERHFTALRRLYGKQVIINLLGMKEGEHMLSKAFQSHLKASEHSHAVKMVNFDYHQMVKGGKTEKLATVLKPQINRFLDECGFFYYSAETGIERCQSGTLRVNCLDCLDRTNSVQAFFALEMLPQQLEAMGLTEKPQLVARFQEVFRTMWSVNGDSVSKIYAGTGALDGKAKGGKLKDGARSVTRTIQNNFFDSSKQEAIDILRLGSTLNSDLADKARALLTTSSLYVSEPILQSASPRVLLGMCQNHHKYTRPKKIRVCVGTWNVNGGKQFRSIAFRNQTLNDWLLDAPKIAGHPEFQDNKAHPVDIFAIGFEEMVELNAGNIVSASTTNQKLWAAELQKNISRDHKYVLLASEQLVGVCLFVFVRPQHAPFIRDVAVDTVKTGMGGATGNKGGVAIRMLFHTTSICFVCSHFAAGQSQVKERNDDYMEITRKLSFPMGRLLYSHDYVFWCGDFNYRISIPNEEVKELIRQQNWDTLIAGDQLVEQKNAGMVFRGFIEGKLDFAPTYKYDLFSDDYDTSEKCRTPAWTDRVLWKRRKWNFDKTAEEMELNVVGASVNDDDQCPWSPGELKYYGRAELKTSDHRPVVAVIDVDVLEVDPEARHQVYKDVIALQGPPDGTILVSLCSSGPDDYFDDALIDELLDKFANFGEVILIRFVEEKMWVTFLEGYSALAALSLSASTVMGKTIDIRLKSPGWIKSLEDEMSVERICGNIPTSASSTLLAEDTDMGDEFDMEGDVEEELEDILPQHLQPGLGMGPGMSPAASPRTSPCPSPTHGEPAPPSRPSRVPLRTAGPPQGSPVDYQAAGAPPSQGLEPKRPPPPRPNAPPARPAPPQRPPPPSGRGQPTGPPGVPRPNIPPRAGVISVPPQSRPPPPSHPGAPRPIAEVHPGAPRPAPDNHPGAPRPIPEPQAKPAELPLGPPPSLPGPMRPQMASPMQPQATSPMQPSIQSQLPTPMQPQLPPPMMPQLAAPMQPTLAAPLQPQSAAAATGVPTPPQPGLASPKPPPRSRSSHALPPDAVTAAAPSPAPTPAPAPASQTNGMNGIQREAQWKPDPFDSLTSDLFPSTSWMNTQSLSRNASLYASSTSSSFSSSTQPNSLSLDSTSLFSLQNPTATPDPNDSTPLLAPPPPSRSRSQETLRASPNPVLSELQPRPSSTNPFTGPLAATQRRSLTPDFYAQQQAQAAKPGLHRTGSALDHSATLPHSFSRPSVPAPAPPKRTQRWVTFDDDSDTFNTLGTAPAPAAVTGTALLSLSSTPTFQQSPSISGFDSLSNWATTPTTTAFPTLPPPVPSRTNPSVTPRNPPVPARTNEFTER; encoded by the exons ATGGCATTCAGTAAAGGATACCGCATTTATCACAAGCTGGACCCGCCACCCTACAGCGTGATCGTGGAAACGAGGAACCGGGACGAATGCCTGATGTTCGAGTCTGGAGCTGTCGCTGTTCTCT CGGCTGCAGAGAAGGAGGCCATTAAGAACACATACACCAAGATGCTGGATGCTTATGGCATACTGGGAGTTCTTCGTCTTAATTTGG gagacTCCATGCTCCACAGCCTGGTGGTAGTGACAGGGTGCAGTTCGGTAGGGAAGGTGCAGGATTCTGAAGTATTCCGGGTTACAGCTACAGACTTCATCTCCCTAAAGAATGACCCGTCAGATGAGGACAAGATCGCTGAGGTGCGAAAGGTTTTAAACTCTGGGAACTTTTATTTCGCCTGGTCGTCCACTGGAGTGAGCCTGGACCTCAGTCTGAACGCACACCGTAGGATCAGAGAGGACACTTCAGACAATCGGTTCTTCTG GAATCAGTCTCTGCATCTGCACCTGAAGCACTATGGGGTGAACTGTGACGACTGGCTGCTGAGGCTGATGTGTGGTGGAGTGGAGATCCGCACCATCTATGCCGGCCACAAGCAGGCCAAGGCCTGCGTCATCTCCCGCCTCAGCTCAGAGAGGGCAGGCACGCGGTTCAATGTCCGGGGCACCAACGACGATGGCCAAGTGGCTAACTTTGTGGAGACAGAGCAG GTCATTTTCCTTGATGACAAAGTGTCTTCCTTCATTCAAATCCGTGGATCGATACCTCTGTTCTGGGAGCAGCCAGGTATACAG GTCGGCTCCCACCGCGTCAAGCTGTCCCGCGGCTTTGAGGCCAACGCTCCAGCTTTCGAGAG GCACTTCACAGCTCTGCGGAGGCTCTATGGCAAACAGGTGATCATTAACCTGCTGGGCATGAAAGAGGGGGAGCATATGCTCAGCAAAGCTTTCCAG AGTCATCTAAAGGCCTCAGAGCATTCCCATGCTGTAAAGATGGTGAACTTTGACTACCACCAGATGGTAAAAGGAGGGAAGACCGAAAAGCTGGCCACTGTACTGAAACCTCAGATTAACAGGTTTCTGGATGAATGCGGGTTCTTCTATTATTCTGCAGAGACTGGAATTGAGAG ATGCCAGTCCGGAACCCTTCGAGTCAATTGTCTGGACTGCCTGGACAGGACAAACAGTGTCCAAGCCTTCTTTGCACTTGAG ATGCTGCCACAGCAACTAGAGGCTATGGGACTCACAGAGAAGCCGCAGCTGGTGGCACGCTTTCAGGAGGTGTTCCGGACCATGTGGTCAGTCAACGGTGACTCTGTCAGCAAGATCTATGCTGGAACAGGGGCTCTGGATGGCAAGGCTAAG GGGGGGAAGCTGAAAGACGGAGCACGTTCTGTCACCCGGACCATCCAGAACAATTTCTTCGACAGCTCCAAGCAGGAGGCTATTGATATTCTGAGGCTGGGCAGCACTCTGAACAGTGATCTGGCTGATAAAGCTCGAGCCCTCCTTACCACCAGCAGTCTGTATG TCTCTGAGCCCATTTTACAATCAG CATCTCCCAGAGTCTTGCTGGGCATGTGTCAGAACCACCACAAATACACCAGGCCCAAAAAGATCCGTGTATGTGTGGGCACGTGGAACGTGAACGGTGGCAAACAGTTCCGCAGCATCGCTTTCCGAAACCAGACCCTCAATGACTGGCTCCTTGATGCTCCTAAGATTGCTGGCCACCCTGAGTTCCAGG ACAACAAAGCCCATCCTGTGGATATCTTTGCCATCGGCTTTGAGGAAATGGTGGAGCTGAATGCTGGCAACATTGTTAGTGCaag CACCACCAATCAAAAGTTGTGGGCAGCAGAGCTGCAGAAGAACATCTCACGGGATCATAAGTATGTGCTGCTGGCATCAGAGCAGCTGGTGGGGGTCTGTCTCTTCGTCTTCGTTCGACCTCAGCACGCACCTTTCATCAG GGATGTGGCAGTAGACACTGTCAAGACTGGCATGGGTGGAGCCACTGGGAACAAAGGGGGTGTAGCTATTCGGATGCTCTTTCACACCACCAGTATCTGTTTCGTGTGCTCACATTTCGCTGCTGGACAGTCACAGGTCAAGGAACGAAATGATGACTACATGGAAATCACCCGCAAACTCTCATTCCCCATG GGTCGTCTGTTGTACTCCCATGATTATGTGTTCTGGTGTGGGGACTTCAACTACCGAATCAGCATCCCCAATGAGGAGGTGAAAGAGTTGATCAGGCAGCAGAACTGGGACACCCTTATCGCTGGGGACCAGCTGGTGGAACAGAAGAACGCAGGCATG GTATTTAGGGGCTTCATTGAAGGAAAGCTGGATTTTGCTCCTACGTACAAGTATGATCTTTTCTCTGATGACTACGACACCAGCGAGAAGTGCCGGACGCCTGCCTGGACTGATCGTGTTCTCTGGAAGAGGAGGAAATGGAACTTTGACAAAACTG CTGAGGAGATGGAGCTGAATGTAGTTGGAGCTTCAGTAAACGACGACGATCAGTGCCCGTGGAGCCCTGGAGAGCTGAAGTACTATGGAAGAGCAGAGCTTAAGACCTCTGACCACAG GCCAGTGGTAGCTGTCATAGATGTGGACGTCCTGGAAGTGGATCCGGAAGCTCGACACCAGGTGTATAAAGATGTCATTGCCCTGCAGGGTCCACCTGATGGCACCATCCTCGTCTCCCTGTGCAGCTCTGGGCCTGATGACTACTTTGATGATGCTCTCATAGATGAGCTTCTGGACAAGTTTGCTAACTTTGGAGAAGTCATCTTGATCAG GTTTGTTGAAGAAAAGATGTGGGTGACGTTTTTGGAAGGATACTCTGCCCTAGCTGCACTTTCACTGAGTGCCTCCACA GTGATGGGAAAGACCATAGATATCCGTCTGAAAAGCCCAGGCTGGATCAAAAGTCTGGAGGATGAGATGAGTGTGGAGAGGATCTGTGGCAACATCCCCACCTCCGCCAGTTCGACATTACTTGCTGAGGATACTGACATGGGAGATGAGTTTGACATGGAAG GTGATGTGGAAGAGGAGCTTGAGGACATTCTTCCTCAGCATCTGCAGCCTGGACTGGGCATGGGTCCCGGGATGTCTCCTGCTGCCTCTCCTCGCACCAGCCCTTGCCCCTCTCCCACCCACGGAGAACCTGCACCTCCCAGTCGGCCAAGTAGAGTCCCTCTACGCACAGCTGGACCCCCACAAG GTTCTCCTGTGGATTATCAGGCAGCAGGAGCTCCTCCATCTCAAGGACTGGAACCAAAACGTCCCCCTCCCCCACGTCCTAACGCTCCCCCTGCCAGACCTGCACCACCACAGCGCCCCCCGCCACCCTCAG GACGAGGCCAACCGACTGGACCTCCAGGCGTCCCAAGGCCG AACATCCCTCCTAGAGCAGGAGTTATCAGTGTGCCACCCCAATCCCGTCCACCTCCTCCTTCTCACCCTGGAGCTCCCAGACCCATAGCTGAGGTTCATCCGGGTGCCCCCCGACCTGCCCCAGACAACCACCCAGGAGCACCGAGACCCATCCCAGAACCACAGGCCAAACCAGCAGAGCTTCCTCTGG GTCCTCCTCCATCCCTTCCAGGCCCTATGAGGCCACAGATGGCCTCTCCCATGCAGCCTCAGGCCACTTCTCCCATGCAGCCATCAATACAGTCACAGCTCCCTACACCCATGCAGCCACAGCTGCCACCGCCCATGATGCCCCAGCTGGCCGCACCCATGCAGCCCACTTTAGCTGCTCCTCTGCAGCCTCAGTCCGCTGCCGCAGCTACAGGAGTGCCCACCCCCCCTCAACCTGGCTTGGCCTCTCCCAAGCCCCCACCCCGTAGTCGCTCCTCACACGCTCTTCCTCCTGATGCTGTCACTGCCGCTGCCCCTTCCCCTGCCCCTACTCCCGCACCTGCCCCTGCCTCTCAG ACCAATGGAATGAACGGAATCCAAAGAGAAGCACAATGGAaaccggacccctttgactcgCTCACCTCCGACCTGTTTCCCTCCACTTCCTGGATGAACACCCAGTCCCTATCAAGGAACGCCTCCCTCTACGCCTCATCCACCTCTTCGTCTTTTTCCTCATCCACCCAGCCCAACTCTCTGTCCCTGGATTCCACTTCTCTGTTTTCCTTGCAGAACCCAACAGCAACTCCAGACCCCAATGACTCCACCCCCTTGCTGGCTCCTCCTCCGCCCTCCCGCAGCCGTTCACAGGAAACCCTCCGCGCTTCCCCGAACCCCGTCCTGTCCGAACTCCAGCCCAGGCCCAGCAGCACCAACCCATTCACTGGCCCCCTGGCCGCAACTCAGCGCCGCTCACTCACTCCTGACTTCTACGCCCAGCAGCAGGCCCAGGCGGCTAAGCCAGGCCTCCACAGAACTGGGTCTGCCCTGGACCACAGCGCCACCCTCCCACACTCTTTTTCCAGGCCTTCagttccagctccagctccacctaAGCGCACTCAGCGGTGGGTCACCTTTGATGACGATTCGGACACGTTCAATACATTAGGAACAGCTCCAGCACCGGCAGCAGTGACGGGGACTGCTCTGTTGTCTTTATCCTCCACACCAACATTCCAGCAGTCTCCGAGCATCTCTGGCTTTGACTCTCTCAGCAACTGGGCGACGACCCCTACCACCACAGCATTCCCGACACTGCCCCCTCCTGTCCCAAGCAGGACTAATCCCAGTGTCACCCCGAGGAACCCCCCTGTCCCTGCCAGAACCAACGAGTTCACagaaagatga